The following are encoded in a window of Ogataea parapolymorpha DL-1 chromosome VII, whole genome shotgun sequence genomic DNA:
- a CDS encoding ccr4-not transcription subunit 3 — protein MSQRKLQQEIDRVFKKVKEGLEEFDFIYDKLQSCDQQSQKEKLENDLKKEIKKLQRHREQIKTWMSGNEVKDKKQLIEHRRLIEHEMERFKEVEKIMKTKAFSNEALASTDVTLDPRQREKLECAEFIQSMIEELDRQDESIEAQIDQITSSLKKKKSDASKQTQIDALSEQLERHKWHVGKLETILRLLENDNLEVDQINDIKEDIEYYVQSNQDSSFVEDDTFYDELGLDELEEGFRVVQAGHDDDDDDDRDDKESKPTTRKSSTSTQSMLPTTSSTSQGPAPDHLHHVPPLAATAAPSSRIPSASHQLPQLSQNSQTSSPLVRAANLTPAASSSTTPKLKYASVVSTGLPAADKGRASPSVSTGLPHPADSTRESTASPQQFSFLDASNYTHLPEGIRDYVSCLEAAKTRHESAEKRSLETIFPQLESSLLNCPDSYDSDKPRNYQPTNQFTTQTCFPQEPAVEITGSTKLLQKLKIDTLAYCFYYHNIKYKSPFTTINNLNSPGDDYLQYIAANEFIRRGWKYHKELKTWFLKDGDEWKMFDYKDSWSVKSQPGFSFEPQQEQTL, from the exons ATGTCGCAGCGGAAATTGCAACA AGAGATAGACAGAGTATTCAAGAAAGTGAAGGAAGGGCTCGAGGAGTTCGACTTCATCTACGACAAGCTCCAGAGCTGCGACCAGCAGTCGCAGaaggagaagttggagaacgatttgaagaaggagatcaagaaattgcAACGACACAGAGAGCAGATCAAGACCTGGATGTCTGGAAATGAAGTGAAggacaaaaaacagctcaTAGAGCACCGTCGACTCATAGAGCACGAGATGGAGAGATTCAAGGAGGTGGAGAAAATCATGAAGACCAAGGCGTTTTCGAACGAGGCTCTCGCGTCCACAGACGTCACGTTGGACCCAAGACAGCgcgagaagctggagtGTGCCGAATTCATCCAGTCGAtgatcgaggagctcgaccGCCAGGATGAGAGCATCGAGGCAcagatcgaccagatcACGAGCTcgctcaagaagaaaaagtcCGACGCCTCCAAACAGACACAGATCGACGCGCTCagcgagcagctcgagcgcCACAAGTGGCACGTGGGGAAACTGGAGACGATTTTGCGGctgctcgaaaacgacaacCTCGAGGTCGACCAGATCAACGacatcaaggaggacaTCGAATACTACGTGCAGTCGAACCAGGACAGCTCGTTTGTTGAAGATGACACGTTCTACGACGAGCTTGGacttgacgagctggaagaaggTTTCCGTGTTGTTCAGGCTGGCcatgacgacgacgacgacgacgaccgCGACGACAAGGAGTCCAAACCCACAACCAGAAagtccagcaccagcacaCAGAGTATGCTTCCAACAACGTCCTCAACTAGCCAGGGTCCTGCTCCCGACCATTTGCACCACGTTCCACCTCTAGCTGCCACAGCAGCTCCATCTAGTCGGATACCGTCTGCCAGCCACCAGCTACCACAGCTGTCCCAAAACAGCCAGACAAGCTCTCCTCTTGTGCGGGCTGCTAACCTCACACCCGCAGCGTCCAGTTCGACGACGCCAAAGCTTAAATACGCCTCCGTGGTGAGCACAGGACTGCCTGCTGCAGACAAAGGCCGGGCTTCTCCGTCGGTCTCCACGGGACTACCTCATCCAGCAGACAGCACCAGGGAAAGCACTGCTTCTCCACAGCAATTTTCCTTCCTCGACGCATCCAACTACACACATCTGCCCGAAGGAATAAGAGACTATGTGAGCTGTCTGGAGGCAGCTAAGACGCGCCATGAAagtgctgaaaaacgcaGTCTGGAAACCATCTTCCCGCAGCTGGAGTCGTCACTGCTCAATTGTCCCGACTCCTACGACTCTGACAAGCCTCGCAATTACCAGCCGACCAACCAGTTCACCACCCAAACGTGTTTTCCGCAGGAGCCGGCTGTGGAAATCACGGGCTCGACTAAGCTCttgcagaagctgaagatCGACACTCTGGCCTACTGCTTCTACTACCACAACATCAAATACAAGAGCCCGTTCACAACAATCAACAACCTCAATAGTCCGGGCGACGATTATCTCCAGTACATTGCTGCCAACGAGTTTATCCGGCGTGGATGGAAATATCATAAAGAATTGAAGACGTGGTTCCTCAAAGACGGTGACGAGTGGAAAATGTTTGACTATAAGGATTCCTGGTCAGTGAAGAGCCAGCCGGGATTCAGCTTTGAACCCCAACAGGAGCAGACTCTGTAA
- a CDS encoding protein-tyrosine phosphatase: protein MKVAFVCTGNICRSPMAEAVFSQLVEQKGLSSVITKVDSFGTHSYHLGETPDQRTVATCEAHNVPINHRAQQIKPQHFHDFDYILCMDNYNLRSLEHKRPSGSKARVCLFGDWKEDPKLEKIVDDPYYGGRDGFEECYRQCKHFSEVFLQKECS, encoded by the exons ATGAAGGTGGCCTTCGTTTGCACAGGAAACAT TTGTCGCTCGCCTATGGCGGAGGCGGTTTTTTCGCAGCTCGTAGAGCAGAAAGGGCTCAGCTCAGTCATCACCAAGGTGGACTCCTTTGGCACCCATTCTTATCATCTGGGAGAAACTCCGGACCAGAGAACTGTGGCTACATGTGAAGCGCACAACGTTCCTATCAACCATCGTGCCCAGCAAATCAAACCGCAGCATTTCCACGACTTTGACTACATTCTCTGTATGGACAACTACAATCTTCGTTCTCTTGAGCACAAGCGTCCTTCGGGCAGTAAGGCCAGGGTGTGTCTTTTTGGCGACTGGAAGGAGGATCcaaagctggagaaaatagtGGACGACCCGTACTACGGCGGTCGCGACGGCTTTGAGGAGTGCTATAGACAGTGTAAGCATTTCAGTGAGGTTTTTCTACAAAAAGAATGCTCTTAA
- a CDS encoding Regulation of nuclear pre-mRNA domain-containing protein 2, with amino-acid sequence MSFSVDRAKVKLAALVPTQQSIQTTSQWIMFHYREASTIVDLWVKEITSQPNKLTLFYLANDIVQLSRKDPRNAGFTEGFKKVLPQVLQQINPGADRPKFLKVLQVWKDRNIYPSDYVNKLMNLIGQQPAQTLAQHKTHQTEPAAYQKCPSELIEAALQYDHLKQISSATSTKFASLSETYQSTLKAENLPEPHILVGQLEGLVKGSEALETSIKNQTELREKLIASLESLIQVQRDWINLDQTKLEKLDSIKNSAQQRKTEIENTLNNDDDDEELPTYKGDEDEEDVPGYSNGDEIPSYGNGDEAQDNDVPTYETPSDFISSFTAESKRSAPEDEEEPPAKRQEIPVNVDLNALLSKLQ; translated from the coding sequence ATGAGCTTTTCCGTGGATCGTGCCAAAGTCAAGCTTGCAGCGCTGGTTCCCACGCAGCAAAGCATCCAGACGACCTCACAATGGATTATGTTTCATTATCGGGAGGCTTCCACCATTGTGGATCTGTGGGTCAAGGAAATAACGTCTCAGCCAAACAAATTAACATTATTCTACTTGGCCAACGACATTGTCCAATTGAGCCGCAAAGATCCCAGAAACGCAGGCTTCACGGAGGGATTTAAGAAAGTGCTCCCACAAGTGCTCCAACAGATTAATCCAGGTGCAGACAGACCCAAGTTCCTTAAAGTTCTCCAGGTCTGGAAAGATAGAAATATCTATCCCAGCGATTACGTGAATAAGCTAATGAACCTCATAGGACAGCAACCGGCACAGACCCTCGCGCAGCACAAAACTCATCAGACGGAGCCTGCTGCTTATCAGAAATGTCCTTCAGAACTGATCGAGGCGGCTCTTCAGTATGACCATTTAAAACAGATATCCTCTGCCACAAGCACAAAATTTGCCAGTCTCTCGGAAACGTACCAGAGCACCTTAAAAGCGGAAAATCTTCCTGAACCGCACATCCTGGTCGGTCAACTGGAAGGGCTTGTGAAAGGCAGCGAAGCGTTGGAAACTAGCATCAAAAACCAGACAGAGTTGAGAGAAAAACTCATCGCTAGTCTCGAATCTCTAATTCAGGTCCAGCGAGACTGGATAAACCTCGATCAAACgaaactggagaaattgGATTCGATCAAAAATTCTGCTCAACAGCGTAAGACAGAGATCGAGAACACCCTCAATaacgacgatgacgacgaagagctTCCCACATACAAAGgtgacgaggacgaggaggatgTGCCTGGCTACAGCAATGGGGATGAGATTCCTAGCTACGGTAATGGAGATGAAGCACAGGACAACGATGTTCCCACCTACGAGACTCCTTCGGATTTCATCTCCAGCTTTACGGCCGAAAGCAAACGGTCCGCTccagaggacgaggaagagccgCCTGCCAAACGCCAGGAGATTCCTGTTAATGTAGATCTCAATGCTCTGCTGAGCAAATTGCAATAA